The Desulfitobacterium chlororespirans DSM 11544 genome window below encodes:
- a CDS encoding FAD-dependent oxidoreductase — translation MSEQFDAIIVGAGVAGCTAAYVLARAGLEVLLIERGNKAGSKNMTGGRLYSHSLEKIMPGFAREAPVERQVVKEKVSFLTAASAVTLDYHSRRLGEQGQDSYTLLRSEFDQWLGQKAEEAGAVMAEGVRVDDLMIREGRVCGVIAGADEIEARVVILADGVNSLLAQKAGLKKELEPGEVAVGAKEVIGLPTQVIEDRFNLKEGEGASWLFAGDCTAGRIGGGFIYTNRDSLSLGIVCSLGDIAKGEKTICQMLEDFKQHPAVQPLIKGGKLLEYSGHLVPEAGYGMIPRLCGDGVLVIGDAAGFVINIGYMVRGMDLAIASAEAAGQAVIAAQEKGDFSAQSLSRYRQLLDESFVMRDLQMYRKFPHFMENQRIFQDYPQLADDILAELFRVSGDPVKPLRAKITDNLKKVGFRNVLKDVWRGVKAL, via the coding sequence ATGTCGGAACAATTTGACGCAATCATTGTGGGGGCAGGGGTGGCCGGCTGCACCGCTGCCTATGTTCTGGCCCGGGCGGGGCTGGAAGTGCTGCTGATCGAAAGAGGAAACAAGGCCGGCAGCAAAAACATGACGGGAGGGCGGCTATACAGCCATAGCCTGGAAAAGATCATGCCCGGCTTTGCCAGGGAAGCTCCGGTGGAACGCCAGGTGGTTAAAGAAAAGGTAAGCTTCCTGACAGCGGCAAGCGCGGTAACCCTGGATTACCATTCCCGGCGGCTGGGTGAACAGGGGCAGGATTCCTATACCCTTTTGCGCAGTGAATTCGATCAGTGGCTGGGGCAAAAGGCGGAAGAAGCAGGAGCCGTTATGGCGGAGGGAGTCAGAGTTGATGACCTGATGATTCGGGAAGGCCGGGTCTGCGGTGTAATCGCCGGCGCAGATGAAATCGAAGCCCGTGTGGTTATTTTGGCGGATGGCGTCAATTCCCTGCTGGCTCAAAAAGCAGGGTTAAAAAAGGAGCTTGAGCCCGGGGAGGTGGCTGTAGGAGCCAAAGAAGTGATCGGACTTCCCACCCAGGTCATCGAAGACCGGTTTAACCTGAAGGAAGGTGAAGGAGCATCCTGGCTGTTTGCCGGGGATTGCACCGCCGGGAGGATTGGCGGCGGTTTCATCTATACCAACCGGGACTCCCTTTCTTTAGGAATCGTCTGCAGCCTGGGGGATATCGCCAAGGGAGAAAAAACGATCTGCCAAATGCTGGAGGACTTTAAACAGCATCCGGCTGTCCAGCCTCTGATCAAAGGCGGAAAGCTCCTGGAATATTCGGGGCATCTGGTTCCGGAGGCCGGGTATGGCATGATTCCCCGTCTCTGTGGGGACGGAGTGCTGGTGATCGGTGATGCGGCCGGTTTCGTGATCAATATTGGCTATATGGTCAGGGGCATGGATTTAGCCATCGCCTCCGCTGAAGCGGCTGGCCAGGCGGTTATTGCCGCTCAGGAAAAGGGGGACTTCAGCGCTCAAAGCTTAAGCAGGTATCGGCAGTTGCTGGATGAGAGCTTTGTAATGCGGGATTTGCAGATGTACCGGAAGTTTCCGCACTTTATGGAAAATCAGCGGATTTTTCAGGATTACCCGCAGCTGGCGGACGATATTCTGGCGGAGCTGTTCAGGGTGAGCGGCGATCCTGTTAAACCACTGAGAGCGAAGATCACGGACAATCTGAAAAAAGTTGGTTTCAGGAATGTGCTGAAGGATGTCTGGAGAGGAGTGAAGGCCTTATGA
- a CDS encoding ferredoxin family protein, with amino-acid sequence MKSVSIEEKLGVNKFILDEGNPHIITGKDTVEEAEAQKLIKACPAGLYGLNSDNSLRFDYAGCLECGTCRVLGKKGLIREWNYPQGSYGVAYRYG; translated from the coding sequence ATGAAATCTGTGAGTATTGAAGAAAAACTGGGCGTCAACAAATTCATTCTTGATGAAGGGAATCCTCATATCATAACCGGCAAGGATACGGTGGAGGAGGCCGAGGCGCAAAAGCTGATCAAAGCCTGCCCGGCCGGCCTATACGGGCTTAACTCTGACAACAGCCTGCGTTTTGATTATGCCGGCTGCCTGGAGTGCGGAACCTGCCGGGTTTTAGGCAAGAAGGGCCTGATCAGGGAGTGGAATTATCCCCAGGGTTCCTACGGCGTTGCCTACCGGTACGGCTGA
- a CDS encoding CoA transferase subunit A yields MKVNKVKTAAEAIREIRDNCSIMIGGFMGCGSPKGLVEEVVKSGAQNLLVISNDTDFEGVGVGKLVASGQIKKLIASHIGTNPQTGRKMTAGELEVELNPQGTLAERIRAGGAGLGGVLTPTGLGTVIEQGKPKVSVEDKTYLLETPLKADVALIKAYKGDTWGNLIFRGSARNFNPVMATAADYVIAEVEECVEAGAIHPEEVMLPGIFIDAVVVQGGAEE; encoded by the coding sequence ATGAAAGTAAATAAAGTGAAAACAGCTGCGGAAGCAATCCGGGAGATCAGGGATAACTGCAGCATCATGATCGGCGGCTTTATGGGCTGCGGAAGTCCCAAAGGCCTGGTGGAGGAAGTGGTGAAGAGCGGAGCGCAAAACCTGCTGGTGATCAGCAATGATACGGATTTCGAAGGGGTGGGGGTAGGCAAGCTGGTAGCCTCCGGACAAATAAAGAAGCTGATTGCATCCCATATTGGCACCAATCCTCAAACCGGCCGCAAGATGACCGCCGGAGAACTGGAGGTGGAGCTGAACCCCCAGGGAACTCTGGCGGAGCGCATCCGGGCCGGAGGAGCCGGGTTGGGCGGAGTCTTAACGCCCACCGGACTGGGAACGGTGATTGAACAAGGTAAACCCAAGGTCAGTGTGGAAGATAAAACCTATCTGCTGGAAACGCCGCTTAAAGCTGACGTCGCCTTGATCAAGGCCTATAAGGGAGATACCTGGGGCAATCTGATCTTCCGGGGGTCCGCCAGGAATTTCAATCCGGTCATGGCTACGGCGGCGGATTATGTGATCGCCGAAGTGGAAGAGTGTGTGGAAGCGGGCGCAATCCATCCGGAAGAAGTCATGCTGCCGGGGATTTTTATTGATGCGGTGGTCGTGCAGGGAGGAGCAGAAGAATGA
- a CDS encoding 3-oxoacid CoA-transferase subunit B, whose amino-acid sequence MMPKEFIARRVAREFKNNDIINLGIGLPTLAVNYIPPEVTVLVQAEHGFIGMGAKPQAGQEDWNLVDAGGRPTTIIPGGAFFDSSVSFAMIRGGHIDKTVLGALQVDRQGNLANWMIPGKLVPGMGGAMDLVVGAKKVIIAMEHTAKDGQPKILNTCTLPLTACQEVDLIITNMAVIEVTKEGLLLKETAPGLSVEDVQRATEAELIISPELKVMEI is encoded by the coding sequence ATGATGCCAAAAGAATTCATTGCCCGCCGGGTGGCCAGAGAATTTAAAAATAACGATATTATCAATCTGGGCATCGGTCTGCCCACCTTAGCGGTCAACTATATTCCGCCGGAGGTCACGGTGCTGGTGCAGGCAGAACACGGGTTTATCGGGATGGGGGCCAAGCCTCAAGCCGGGCAGGAAGACTGGAACCTAGTGGATGCCGGCGGCCGGCCCACCACGATCATACCCGGCGGCGCTTTTTTTGACAGTTCCGTTTCCTTTGCCATGATCCGGGGCGGGCATATCGATAAAACCGTCCTAGGTGCTTTGCAGGTGGACCGGCAGGGCAATCTGGCCAACTGGATGATTCCCGGCAAGTTGGTGCCGGGGATGGGCGGAGCCATGGATTTGGTGGTTGGCGCCAAGAAGGTCATCATTGCTATGGAACACACCGCCAAAGACGGTCAGCCCAAAATTCTCAATACCTGCACCTTGCCTTTGACAGCCTGCCAGGAGGTGGATCTCATCATCACCAATATGGCGGTCATCGAAGTGACTAAAGAAGGATTGCTCCTGAAGGAAACAGCACCGGGGTTATCTGTGGAGGATGTTCAGCGGGCCACCGAAGCGGAGCTTATCATCAGCCCCGAGCTGAAAGTTATGGAAATCTGA
- a CDS encoding acetyl-CoA C-acetyltransferase, which translates to MKREVVIVSAVRTPIGSLNGALSQMAAVDLGALVIREAVQRAGIKPEQVEEVIMGNVLSAALGQNPARQASIKAGVSKEASSMTINKVCGSGLKAVVCAAQAILAGDAGIIVAGGMESMSQAAYALPKARSGYRMGNGILVDTMVHDGLTDAFDQVHMGITAENIAEQSAISRTMQDEFSVRSQNRAEAAIKGGRFAEEIVSVAIPQRKGDPIVVSQDEFPRFGASLETLASLKPAFKQNGTVTAGNASGINDGAAALVLMSKEKAQELGVTPLAKIIAWASAGVEPSIMGTGPIPASKKALVKAGLSVEDLDLIEANEAFASQALEVSRQLGLDPEKTNSNGGAIALGHPIGASGARILVTLLHEMKRRQARRGLATLCIGGGQGIAVVVER; encoded by the coding sequence ATGAAGAGAGAAGTGGTTATTGTCAGCGCAGTACGCACACCGATTGGGTCCTTAAACGGCGCGTTAAGCCAGATGGCTGCCGTGGATTTGGGTGCCCTGGTCATCAGGGAGGCGGTCCAGCGGGCCGGCATCAAGCCGGAGCAGGTGGAGGAAGTGATCATGGGTAATGTGCTGTCTGCAGCTCTTGGCCAGAACCCGGCCCGTCAGGCCTCTATCAAGGCCGGGGTTTCCAAGGAAGCCTCGTCCATGACTATCAATAAAGTCTGTGGCTCCGGGCTGAAGGCTGTGGTTTGTGCCGCTCAGGCCATCCTGGCCGGTGATGCCGGCATTATTGTGGCCGGGGGGATGGAGAGCATGAGCCAGGCGGCTTATGCCCTGCCCAAAGCCCGGTCCGGCTACCGCATGGGCAACGGCATTTTGGTGGACACTATGGTTCATGACGGTTTGACCGATGCCTTTGACCAGGTCCACATGGGTATCACTGCGGAGAATATCGCCGAGCAGTCCGCTATATCCCGCACCATGCAGGATGAATTTTCGGTCAGGAGCCAGAACCGGGCGGAAGCAGCGATCAAAGGGGGCAGATTTGCAGAAGAAATCGTGTCCGTGGCGATTCCCCAGCGCAAAGGCGATCCGATCGTCGTAAGCCAGGATGAATTCCCGCGTTTTGGCGCCAGTCTGGAAACGCTCGCAAGTTTAAAGCCGGCCTTCAAGCAGAACGGAACCGTTACCGCGGGCAATGCTTCAGGCATCAACGACGGCGCGGCGGCATTGGTGCTCATGTCGAAGGAGAAAGCACAAGAGCTTGGCGTGACGCCATTAGCGAAAATAATTGCCTGGGCTTCGGCCGGCGTGGAACCCTCCATTATGGGAACAGGTCCCATTCCAGCCAGCAAGAAAGCGCTGGTCAAGGCCGGCTTAAGCGTTGAGGACCTCGACTTGATCGAAGCCAATGAGGCTTTTGCCTCTCAGGCGCTGGAAGTTTCCCGGCAATTGGGACTGGACCCCGAAAAGACTAATAGTAATGGCGGAGCCATCGCTCTGGGGCACCCGATCGGAGCGTCCGGAGCCAGAATCCTGGTAACCCTTCTACATGAGATGAAGCGCCGTCAGGCCCGACGGGGCTTGGCTACCCTCTGTATCGGCGGCGGGCAGGGGATCGCCGTGGTGGTTGAAAGGTAG
- a CDS encoding methyl-accepting chemotaxis protein, producing the protein MPDADGDTLLASHVSVLKNLSDMLMYDVGVCVSNLDEVLFYKPALTLDLKVKPGDRIRSGSALFRAVHEKRRVVIQMDSSLYGVPYVGVGNPILDAKQTVIGAITISESTERYEIMKKASAQIGINISSIASSSEEISAQTEEIASTSRVLTETFNGFKQNVKNTDQVLGLIKSIAQQSNLLGLNAAIEAARVGDQGRGFGIVATEIRKLSGMTSDSIGNVEKIIRTVQEDNTLVLKEVVQIANMIDQIATAISQIAESTQQLSVMSEEFNHLARELSEI; encoded by the coding sequence ATGCCAGATGCTGATGGGGATACCTTATTAGCGAGCCATGTCAGTGTCCTGAAAAATCTGAGCGACATGCTGATGTATGACGTCGGCGTATGTGTAAGTAATTTGGATGAAGTTCTTTTTTACAAGCCGGCGCTTACCCTTGATCTAAAAGTAAAACCCGGGGATCGGATCAGATCCGGAAGCGCTTTATTCAGAGCGGTACACGAGAAACGCCGGGTCGTTATACAGATGGATAGTTCTTTATACGGAGTCCCCTATGTGGGCGTGGGAAATCCCATCTTGGATGCCAAGCAAACCGTAATCGGAGCAATCACCATTTCAGAATCAACGGAACGCTATGAAATAATGAAGAAAGCATCGGCACAAATCGGAATTAATATCAGCAGTATTGCCAGCAGTTCGGAAGAAATATCCGCCCAAACCGAAGAAATTGCTTCCACCAGCAGAGTGCTTACCGAAACCTTCAATGGTTTTAAGCAAAACGTAAAAAATACCGATCAGGTGTTGGGTTTAATCAAATCAATCGCCCAGCAAAGCAACCTGCTGGGATTAAATGCAGCCATTGAAGCAGCCCGGGTAGGCGACCAGGGGAGAGGGTTTGGCATTGTCGCCACCGAGATCCGCAAACTGTCAGGCATGACGTCAGATTCCATCGGTAATGTTGAAAAAATCATCCGAACGGTTCAGGAGGACAACACGTTGGTACTTAAAGAGGTTGTGCAAATCGCCAATATGATTGATCAGATTGCGACCGCAATTTCCCAGATTGCCGAGTCAACGCAGCAATTGAGTGTAATGTCCGAAGAATTCAACCATTTGGCCCGGGAACTGAGCGAGATCTGA
- a CDS encoding PLP-dependent aminotransferase family protein has translation MLTYSFETIGSESMYEYLYHCIKTDILQKKLKADEKLPSKRVFAKNLGVSVITVENAYAQLAAEGYIYTQPKRGYFVANLEKQTLQPSLETSRDGLQPKKEPAYYADFVKNSVAPDSFPFSIWAKLLRDVMDTESQASLLSDTSVGGVMKLRQAIAEHLYQFRGLSVEPEQIIVGAGTQYLYSVIIQLLGRNLTYAVEDPGYTRLSKIYESNDVKCCHIPMDDLGVIPESLKDCGAHILHITPSHHFPTGVVMPVSRRYELLSWAAQEKERYIIEDDYDCEFRLFGKPIPTLQSIDVMEKVIYINTFSKSLAPTFRISYMVLPKPLVNRFYSQLGFYSCTVSTFEQFTLARFISEGYFEKHINRMRTYYRKQRDAILKTLRQSMLSPYITIQEEDSGLHFLMEVDTEVDDVRLIDAAKKSGVRISCVSQYYHGTPDHKTHKIIINYSGLESAKIENAVQRLSKSLVEGVLSV, from the coding sequence ATGCTCACCTATTCCTTTGAAACCATAGGGTCAGAAAGCATGTATGAATACCTCTATCACTGCATCAAAACCGATATTCTGCAAAAAAAATTAAAGGCTGATGAAAAACTCCCCTCCAAACGGGTTTTTGCCAAGAATCTGGGGGTCAGTGTGATCACTGTGGAAAACGCCTACGCTCAGCTTGCCGCCGAGGGCTATATTTATACCCAGCCCAAGCGTGGCTACTTCGTGGCTAACCTGGAAAAGCAAACCCTCCAGCCTTCTCTGGAAACATCGCGGGACGGTCTCCAACCCAAAAAAGAACCGGCCTATTATGCCGACTTCGTCAAAAATTCCGTAGCTCCGGACTCTTTTCCTTTTTCAATCTGGGCCAAACTGCTGCGGGATGTGATGGATACGGAAAGCCAGGCTTCCCTGCTTTCCGACACGTCTGTGGGCGGGGTCATGAAGCTCAGGCAAGCCATTGCCGAACATCTTTATCAGTTCCGGGGCCTGTCGGTAGAGCCGGAGCAGATTATCGTCGGGGCCGGAACCCAGTACCTTTACAGCGTTATTATTCAGCTCCTGGGCAGAAACCTCACCTACGCCGTGGAGGATCCCGGCTATACCCGGCTCTCTAAAATCTATGAAAGCAATGATGTGAAGTGCTGTCATATCCCCATGGATGACTTGGGGGTCATCCCGGAGTCCTTAAAAGACTGTGGAGCCCATATTCTTCACATTACCCCCTCTCATCACTTCCCCACCGGAGTCGTCATGCCGGTCAGCCGGCGCTATGAATTGTTAAGCTGGGCAGCCCAGGAGAAAGAACGCTATATCATTGAAGATGACTATGACTGCGAGTTCCGTCTCTTCGGCAAGCCCATTCCTACCCTGCAAAGCATCGACGTCATGGAGAAGGTCATTTACATCAATACCTTTTCCAAGAGCCTTGCCCCTACCTTCCGAATCAGCTACATGGTTCTTCCCAAGCCTCTGGTGAACCGTTTTTATAGCCAGTTAGGCTTTTACTCCTGCACTGTCTCTACCTTCGAACAGTTCACCTTAGCAAGATTTATTTCTGAAGGGTATTTTGAAAAGCATATTAACCGCATGCGGACCTATTATCGCAAGCAGCGGGATGCCATCCTGAAGACCCTCCGTCAAAGTATGCTAAGCCCCTATATCACCATTCAGGAAGAGGACTCAGGGTTGCACTTTTTGATGGAGGTGGACACGGAGGTGGATGACGTCCGGTTGATTGATGCCGCCAAAAAGTCCGGAGTTCGTATTTCCTGCGTCTCTCAGTATTACCACGGCACACCCGACCATAAAACCCATAAGATCATCATCAATTACTCAGGTTTAGAATCCGCAAAGATCGAAAACGCTGTCCAAAGGCTGAGCAAAAGCCTTGTGGAAGGAGTTTTATCAGTCTGA
- the pdxS gene encoding pyridoxal 5'-phosphate synthase lyase subunit PdxS, translated as MDRKRYELNKELAQMLKGGVIMDVTTPEQAKIAEAAGACAVMALERIPADIRAVGGVSRMSDPKMIKGIMAAVSIPVMAKCRIGHFVEAQILEAVEIDYIDESEVLSPADDVYHIDKTRFKVPFVCGAKDLGEALRRINEGAAMIRTKGEPGTGDIVQAVRHMRMINRQINRIVGMREDELFQEAKELQVPYDLVLYVHEHKRLPVVNFAAGGVATPGDAALMMQLGAEGVFVGSGIFKSGDPEKRAQAIVKAVTNYQDPKVLAELSEDLGEAMVGINEQEIELLMAERGK; from the coding sequence ATGGATCGTAAACGATATGAATTGAACAAAGAGCTTGCTCAGATGTTAAAGGGCGGCGTGATTATGGATGTGACCACCCCGGAGCAGGCTAAGATTGCAGAAGCGGCCGGCGCCTGTGCGGTGATGGCTCTGGAGAGGATTCCGGCGGATATCCGGGCGGTCGGCGGGGTTTCCCGCATGAGCGATCCGAAAATGATCAAAGGAATCATGGCAGCTGTCTCGATTCCCGTGATGGCGAAATGCCGCATTGGTCATTTTGTGGAGGCCCAGATTTTGGAGGCTGTGGAAATCGATTATATTGACGAGAGTGAAGTGCTTTCCCCGGCTGATGATGTTTACCACATTGATAAGACCAGATTCAAGGTGCCTTTTGTCTGTGGAGCGAAGGATTTAGGAGAGGCTTTGCGCCGCATCAACGAAGGAGCGGCCATGATTCGCACCAAAGGGGAACCGGGTACCGGAGATATCGTTCAAGCGGTGCGCCATATGCGGATGATCAACCGTCAAATCAACCGCATTGTCGGTATGCGGGAAGACGAGCTCTTCCAAGAAGCGAAAGAACTGCAGGTTCCTTATGATTTAGTGCTTTATGTTCATGAGCATAAACGCCTGCCGGTGGTCAATTTCGCCGCCGGTGGTGTGGCAACTCCCGGGGATGCGGCCCTGATGATGCAGCTGGGGGCTGAAGGAGTCTTTGTCGGCTCCGGCATCTTTAAATCCGGAGATCCGGAAAAAAGAGCCCAAGCCATCGTCAAAGCAGTAACCAATTATCAGGATCCCAAGGTCCTGGCAGAGCTCTCCGAAGATCTGGGTGAAGCTATGGTGGGGATTAATGAGCAGGAAATTGAACTGCTGATGGCAGAGCGGGGCAAGTAA
- the pdxT gene encoding pyridoxal 5'-phosphate synthase glutaminase subunit PdxT produces MRVGVLAVQGAFIEHEKILESLGVECLELRNGKDACQDVEGLILPGGESTTQGKLLRELDMFEPLREKIAAGLPVMATCAGLILLAEKLSNDPARYFATLPVTVKRNAYGRQLGSFYTEEQFGDLGKVPMTFIRAPYIESVGEGVEILAKVNGDIVGVRYRNQIGLSFHPELNEDRRIHQLFLDSISGGKSFPCTQKAV; encoded by the coding sequence ATGAGGGTAGGCGTACTGGCTGTCCAAGGGGCCTTTATCGAGCATGAGAAGATTCTTGAGAGTCTTGGGGTAGAGTGCCTTGAGCTGCGCAATGGCAAGGATGCCTGCCAGGATGTTGAGGGGCTGATTCTCCCCGGCGGGGAGAGCACCACCCAGGGCAAGCTGCTCAGGGAACTGGATATGTTTGAACCCCTGCGGGAAAAAATCGCGGCGGGCCTTCCCGTTATGGCTACCTGTGCCGGTCTCATTCTCCTGGCGGAGAAGCTTTCCAATGATCCGGCCCGTTACTTTGCCACCTTACCGGTAACGGTCAAGCGCAATGCCTACGGCAGACAATTGGGCAGCTTTTACACCGAGGAGCAGTTCGGGGATTTGGGCAAGGTCCCGATGACCTTTATTCGTGCCCCCTATATTGAGTCCGTAGGGGAGGGCGTGGAGATCCTTGCTAAAGTTAATGGGGATATCGTTGGGGTCCGTTATCGGAATCAAATCGGACTTTCCTTTCACCCGGAATTGAACGAGGACAGGAGAATTCATCAGCTGTTTTTGGACAGCATCAGCGGTGGGAAAAGCTTTCCCTGTACGCAAAAAGCCGTTTAA
- the ilvA gene encoding threonine ammonia-lyase yields the protein MPTLLTLEQIQEAQQAIQPYIHRTLLDHSSNLSALAGTEIYLKLENMQKTGSFKVRGAMNKALKLSEKEKKKGILAASAGNHAQGVAMAAARIGIPATIVMPENAPLAKVSATEGYGAQVILSGAVFDDAYQKAVEIQKETGATFIHAFDDLEVMAGQGTIGLEVFEELPEVDTVLVPIGGGGLIAGIAVALKSLKPSVRLIGVQAAGAASMAHALSMGRPEPLGQASTLADGIAVKRAGDLTFAAVRHYVDEMVTVEEEEISQAILLLMERTKTLAEGAGAVAVAAALQGKLDLKDQKTVLILSGGNIDVNFLAQIIERGLRRSGRTMACQLLLPDQPGNLEKVIELIAQERANIINIEHSRYDLSVPLRSARVHMLLETQSFEHQKRIIQRLEGAGYPLTVN from the coding sequence ATGCCTACACTACTGACTTTAGAACAGATTCAAGAAGCACAACAAGCTATTCAGCCCTATATTCATCGGACACTTCTGGATCATTCAAGCAATCTAAGCGCCCTGGCCGGGACGGAGATCTACCTTAAGTTGGAAAATATGCAGAAGACCGGTTCCTTTAAAGTTCGGGGCGCTATGAATAAGGCCTTGAAGCTTTCCGAAAAGGAGAAGAAAAAAGGAATCCTGGCTGCTTCTGCCGGCAATCATGCCCAAGGGGTAGCCATGGCGGCGGCCCGTATCGGTATTCCCGCAACGATTGTTATGCCGGAAAATGCCCCCTTAGCCAAAGTGTCTGCTACGGAAGGGTACGGGGCTCAGGTCATTCTGTCCGGAGCGGTTTTTGATGATGCTTATCAGAAGGCAGTAGAGATCCAAAAGGAAACAGGAGCCACGTTTATTCATGCTTTTGATGATCTGGAGGTTATGGCGGGGCAGGGAACCATCGGCTTGGAAGTTTTTGAAGAGCTGCCTGAAGTGGATACAGTTCTTGTCCCCATCGGGGGAGGAGGGCTGATCGCAGGGATTGCGGTGGCTTTGAAATCTCTCAAGCCCTCCGTGCGCCTGATCGGTGTCCAGGCGGCCGGAGCGGCAAGCATGGCTCATGCTCTGAGTATGGGCAGGCCCGAGCCATTAGGGCAGGCCAGCACTTTGGCAGATGGCATTGCTGTGAAAAGGGCAGGGGACCTAACCTTCGCAGCGGTCCGCCATTATGTGGATGAGATGGTGACAGTTGAAGAAGAAGAGATAAGTCAAGCTATTCTCCTGTTGATGGAACGCACCAAGACCCTTGCCGAAGGAGCCGGGGCCGTTGCCGTAGCGGCCGCGCTTCAGGGGAAGCTGGATCTTAAGGATCAGAAAACGGTTCTCATCCTGAGCGGGGGTAATATTGATGTGAATTTTCTGGCCCAGATCATCGAGCGGGGGCTTAGGCGTTCCGGTCGTACCATGGCCTGTCAGCTTCTTTTGCCGGATCAACCCGGCAACTTGGAAAAGGTGATCGAGCTTATAGCTCAGGAAAGGGCCAATATCATCAACATCGAACACTCACGCTATGATTTATCTGTTCCTCTGCGCTCAGCCCGTGTTCATATGCTGCTGGAAACCCAAAGCTTTGAACATCAAAAGCGCATTATCCAGCGTTTAGAAGGTGCCGGATATCCCTTGACCGTTAACTGA
- a CDS encoding SOS response-associated peptidase has translation MCGRLVLINPMDILARFQVPAANLIPRYNMAPSQDIPVIINDGSNHLVMYRWGLIPYWAEDISIGNTLINARGETVDEKPSFKYSLPRRRCLVVADGFYEWKREGRRKYPYRITLKNNELFGLAGLWDTWKSPDGEMLHSCTIITTTANELIQPLHDRMPVILSREAESIWLDPNVTDSRLLKSLLTPYPADQMSLYEVTSRVNSPKFDDPECLVAALPRLF, from the coding sequence ATGTGCGGACGTTTGGTTCTTATTAATCCTATGGATATTCTGGCGCGTTTCCAAGTCCCTGCAGCCAATCTGATCCCGCGCTATAATATGGCGCCTTCACAGGATATTCCGGTCATCATTAACGATGGCTCGAATCATTTGGTGATGTACAGATGGGGGCTTATACCCTACTGGGCTGAAGATATAAGCATAGGCAATACATTGATCAACGCCCGAGGGGAAACTGTGGATGAGAAGCCAAGCTTTAAATACAGTTTGCCGCGGAGGCGTTGTCTGGTTGTGGCGGATGGTTTTTATGAGTGGAAGAGAGAGGGACGCCGTAAGTACCCTTATCGGATTACCTTGAAAAACAATGAGCTCTTTGGCTTAGCCGGTCTATGGGATACATGGAAATCCCCGGACGGGGAAATGCTCCATTCCTGTACGATCATTACCACCACGGCTAATGAGCTGATCCAGCCTTTGCATGATCGGATGCCTGTGATTCTGTCCAGAGAAGCTGAATCTATCTGGTTAGATCCTAATGTGACGGACAGCCGGCTCTTAAAAAGTCTTCTTACCCCTTATCCGGCTGACCAGATGTCTCTTTACGAGGTGACAAGCCGGGTTAACTCCCCAAAATTCGATGATCCGGAGTGTTTGGTTGCAGCTCTGCCCAGATTGTTCTAG